The Burkholderia mayonis genome window below encodes:
- a CDS encoding response regulator, with translation MPNATSCPNDIPSGRIIVLDDEAEIRNILQRFLASHGFDVRSARNSTQLDVFLERQPYDLLILDIMMPGEDGLAVCRRLRARGQTIPILMLTARGDPVDRVVGLELGADDYLAKPFLPRELLARVRAMLRRQQVTLRQRDLRDGVLQESGGAILRFGGYQLDTGRQELGGPNGAAVEVGSAEMRLLCALAQTPNRPVSRANLIERARGPNYDANTRSVDVQVLRLRQIIEADASAPRHIRTVWGTGYMLVAELES, from the coding sequence ATGCCGAACGCCACCTCTTGCCCGAATGACATCCCGTCGGGCCGCATCATCGTCCTGGACGACGAAGCGGAGATCCGAAACATACTGCAGCGCTTTCTGGCGTCGCACGGCTTCGATGTTCGGTCGGCGAGGAACAGCACCCAGCTCGACGTCTTTCTCGAGCGTCAGCCATACGATCTGCTGATTCTCGACATCATGATGCCCGGCGAGGACGGGCTGGCCGTCTGCCGACGGCTGCGCGCGCGGGGACAGACGATCCCGATCCTCATGCTGACGGCGCGCGGCGATCCGGTCGATCGTGTCGTCGGGCTCGAACTGGGCGCGGACGACTATCTGGCGAAACCGTTCCTGCCGCGCGAGTTGCTGGCCCGCGTTCGCGCGATGCTGCGTCGTCAGCAAGTCACGCTGCGTCAGCGCGATCTGCGCGATGGCGTGCTGCAGGAAAGCGGGGGGGCGATACTGCGTTTCGGCGGCTATCAACTCGACACCGGACGCCAGGAACTGGGCGGCCCCAACGGCGCCGCGGTCGAGGTCGGGTCGGCCGAGATGCGTCTCCTGTGCGCGCTCGCGCAAACACCGAACCGGCCCGTGAGCCGTGCGAACCTGATCGAGCGGGCGCGCGGGCCAAACTACGATGCGAACACGCGCAGCGTCGACGTGCAGGTACTGCGCCTGCGACAGATCATCGAAGCCGACGCGTCGGCGCCGCGCCATATCCGGACGGTATGGGGTACCGGCTACATGCTCGTCGCGGAGCTGGAATCATGA
- a CDS encoding ATP-binding protein codes for MKVPRPRTLLGRNLLLLVCIVVASQVTTVVIYFVLIQRPRVDEIASVVASQTKTVERLLATRPEPERRREVIAMNGGLQSPPERDLTAVPRGYQIRRFVTQLAARLAPGTLVLWEGGPQHRFWVRLAIDRDNYWVALPVTTYIGNALPWSVACLLLVFATFPVFGAWMIQRDTTVPLRRLSRAAATIERGEWPDAVPVTGPAELAMVADAFNRMVASLAVMETTRAEMLAGISHDIRTPLTKLRMAIAAPEAFDSPRESAERFVAEIDAIVEQFIDFARSGDGEAVLPGDLNALIEQLVADYTGLGYRFGMRLAPLPAMRFRPVGMQRLLMNLMHNAAIHGRVGLSVRTSVEDGRVVIRVEDAGPGVPEDALPLLTQPFRRVERPDRPSGGTGLGLAIAERIARQHGGRLDLSLRDSGGLAATVRLPIA; via the coding sequence ATGAAAGTGCCGCGGCCGCGCACGCTGCTCGGGCGCAATCTGTTGTTGCTGGTCTGCATCGTCGTCGCGAGTCAAGTGACGACGGTCGTGATCTATTTCGTGCTGATCCAGCGGCCGAGGGTCGACGAGATCGCGTCGGTGGTCGCTTCGCAGACGAAAACCGTCGAACGGCTGCTGGCCACGCGGCCGGAGCCGGAGCGGCGACGCGAAGTCATCGCGATGAACGGTGGCCTGCAGAGCCCGCCCGAGCGGGACCTGACCGCCGTGCCGCGCGGTTACCAGATCCGCCGCTTCGTGACACAGCTCGCCGCGCGGCTCGCGCCGGGTACGTTGGTGCTGTGGGAGGGCGGCCCGCAGCACCGATTCTGGGTCAGGCTCGCGATCGACCGCGACAACTACTGGGTCGCGCTGCCCGTCACGACGTATATCGGAAATGCGCTGCCGTGGAGTGTCGCGTGCCTGTTGCTGGTGTTCGCGACATTTCCGGTATTCGGCGCTTGGATGATCCAGCGCGATACGACGGTGCCGCTGCGACGCCTGTCGCGTGCTGCGGCGACGATCGAACGCGGTGAGTGGCCCGACGCCGTGCCCGTCACGGGGCCCGCCGAGCTGGCGATGGTCGCCGATGCATTCAACCGGATGGTCGCGTCGCTCGCCGTCATGGAGACGACTCGCGCCGAGATGCTGGCGGGTATCTCGCACGACATCCGCACGCCGCTCACGAAGCTGCGGATGGCGATCGCCGCGCCGGAGGCATTCGATTCGCCGCGAGAGAGTGCCGAGCGCTTCGTCGCGGAGATCGACGCGATCGTCGAGCAGTTCATCGATTTCGCGCGCAGCGGGGACGGCGAAGCGGTGTTGCCGGGCGACCTGAATGCGCTGATCGAGCAACTCGTCGCGGACTACACCGGCCTCGGATATCGGTTCGGCATGCGGCTCGCGCCGCTGCCGGCGATGCGGTTTCGTCCGGTCGGCATGCAGCGCCTGCTGATGAACCTGATGCACAACGCGGCGATACACGGGCGGGTCGGGCTGTCGGTGCGCACCTCGGTGGAGGATGGGCGGGTCGTGATCCGCGTCGAGGATGCCGGGCCCGGCGTGCCGGAAGACGCGCTGCCGCTTCTCACGCAACCGTTTCGGCGCGTCGAGCGGCCCGATCGTCCATCGGGTGGCACGGGCCTTGGGCTCGCGATCGCCGAACGCATCGCCCGTCAGCACGGCGGCCGGCTCGATCTGTCGCTGCGCGACAGCGGCGGGCTCGCGGCTACGGTGCGTCTGC